cttcccGGCAGCTCGCTGGTCGACACTGCCGTCCATCAATGTTGACAAGTCACCATCTAAAAGTTTGTCCGAGAAGGTATAGCTAAATCCTGAATCTAGTCCAAGTGCTTTCATACACCTTTAGATTCCTTTTTCCTTCTATACAATAATAGGTAAAACGTTGCGTTCTTATCCGCTTAGGTTACTGCTGATGCTGATTCGAACACTAGCAAGTTCTTAGCATGGACAGTCTTTCTATGGAGCTGATCATCCTGTAGCATTTAGTCATCTTTCTATGGCCGTAGCCTGTTAGTCGAGTGCCCTAATCTTTACACTCCATGTGTGCTTCCCCTAGAGGCTAGAGCTATGAAGGGCAGCGGGACTTGCTGTACAACCAAACTTGCGCACACCAAAGGGAATTAAATGTGCTCAACAGACTGTATGTTGCCTTCGTTTCCTATCTTGTTCATGATATATTCTGATTCTAGCTCCCAAACTTAGGTGGAAGTGCCTTTCATTCAACAGATGACTGCAATGAAGGCTGCCAATAAAGAGCCGAAAGGGATGATGAAGACTGCGAGGATTGAAGATATAGATGTATGCAGCATGCCGTTGTTTACCAGATTCTTCATGCTTTCAAGATTTCCAGCTTACATTATATATACTCTCATTTGATTGCTTATTTTCCTGTCTACTTTTGTTTCAGTTACATCTGAATCCATGCCTACTTTTCAAATCTGCAGAGCATGCAAGACGAGATGATGGATCTTGTTGATGTGAGCAATGAGATAAAAGAAACTCTTGGTAGAAGCTACAATATCCCAGATGACATCGATGAGGAGGAACTTATGAGGGGGTATGGCTCTTATTTGGTAGTCGGTTATTCTTAGACAATGCAAATGCCACATATGGTCACCTTAAAGATACTGAGGTGACTAGTTCCCTTACAGTGGTTGCCAGCTCAGAACCACTCCTCTATCGAAATTTCATAGTTGAATTTGAACCAGCAAACTCTCTAGTTTATACCAGTCTTAGGTTTCATCTGAAAAATTTCGGAGGCATTTTTATAAAACTACAGTGGGGTTTCCCACATGTATGTGTTAATTTACAGGCAAGCCACTTCTCTGTTTTTCTGTTCTCATTTTCTGTATTGCAAAATGCAGAGCTTGATGCTTTGGAAGCCGATATGGACTTTTATTCGAATTTAGTCCCATTGTACCTCCAACTAGACAACGAGACAGATCTTGATTCTGAGCTTAACTTACCTGCTGCACCAACTGGTCATTCAGCAGTCATGGCAAACTAGCTGAGTTGAATTGGTATCTAGTTTTCTGATGAAAAAATTATGGGACATTGCTAGCTCTCATGTTGTTTGTCACCTTGGGATTTTCTTCATATCATACCATCTCATCGTCTTTTAAGTTTGCATTAGGCATGAAGAAAAAGAAGGCTGTATCTTTGTTCCATGTTAATCTCGCTAACCAACCAATGCTTGAAATTAAGTGTAGTAGTTTTTTTTTTTATCCTAAGGGCAAGGACTACATATTCCAGGATACAATGCTCCAACGTAAGGACAAGAACATCATACTCCTGTCCTACAACCCTCTGTAAGTTCTTTTACATAGTATTGTGATAATTTTCTATTTTTATGCACCTAGCTCTGCGTTTATACATTCATTTGTTCCCGTCTACGCATCAACCACTTGATCTTAGTGATTGTTCCTGCTTGGTCCAAGCCTCCAAGGTGTTTTACAGTAAAGCGTGATCGCTTATATTGCGTCAGTTTTGGATCCTGATTTTTTTCATCCTCAGGTTCATGGGAACAATAGTAGATAAATATAGAATCTTAGTACTCCATTTCAAGTACCCTTGCAGATAGATAAGCATAGAGACCGCATACATTTTACAAGCAACCGGCCAAAATAATTATATTTATCAATTGATAGAAATTACAAGTAAAAAAATAATGAAATATGAAGAACATGCATGGGACAGTAATTTCTTGTAGAAAACCCTTGTTGGGAAAAACCAAGGGCACACAACGATTATATTTCACTGTATCGGGAGAGTGTCTACAAACACGTAGACTTACAATGAGTCATGAACTCATCCTGACATATATATTGTTGGAGCAGAAATGGGAGGGAGAAGAATCAGTGAACACTCAGGATATTTGCGATGAGTAAAATGTTGCAGCTTTCCTGCTTTGTTCTCCTCTTTATTTAAACAACTCATTAGCTTAGAAAGATCCTAATCTTGCGCCATGACCAAGCTTCACGGACATGCCATCCCACGTCTCTTGACCATGCCTCAAGTTATAAGCCACCACAGCCGGTACTCGTGCCATCCCACGGGGCGATCATAACAGCATGGAGCTACTGATCCGGTCATGTCGTGAACAGGCCCACGCTGCATGGACTGGTTTTTATTTTTGCTAGAAATAAAACCTAGGAGATGACATGACATGATTACAAACTTAACCATATATACATGGCATATTAGGTTTCTGCTACGATAGACCATGGCGTCTCACTAGAATTTGGATCATATATCAACAGACATCCCTTACTTGTTGTAATGTAAGTGTGCTGAAAGGCACGGGACTTGAACTAGAAGAGGGTCGTTGGATGAGCGTTTGATATGCGTCCCGCATGGTTGGCCTTGCTTGTGGAGAAGATTCCATGCAACAAAAGGCCAGCTTGATGAGCAGAGCTAAACTCTTCTGTTCTGCTGTTGTTGGTGTTGTCGGCCGTTGGTCCAGAATATCTTTCACCAGTATAGCTTGTTCCCCATTTGGCAAACTACAGTCTAATAGATCCCTTGGATGCTTCCCCATCACTAGCTCTAGCACAACCACGCCAAAGCTATAAACATCACATTTCTCTGTCACAACAGATGTGTACGACAATTCTGCACAAGATTAAAACATTAGAGTTAGGAATACATGGATAGAGATAAATGATTCCATTTTGAGCAGTAATGTTATACTAGTACATACCAGGAGCTATGTAGCCATATGTTCCTGCTAGTGCACTCCAATTTGATGAATCGGGCTTAAGAATCCTTGCTGTGCCGAAATCCGAGACAAAAGCCTTGAAGGTTGTATCAAGTAAGATGTTGTTGCTTGTTATATCTCGATGGATTATAGGGGGACTGCATTCGTGGTGCAAATAAGATATGGCTTGAGCCACATCAGTTGCAAGAGGAATTCTCTTCTGCCAATCTAATTCCCTTGATTGCTCCTCATTTTCCAATGTCCCATGGAGGCTTCCCTGCTCAATATAGTCATAGACAAGAAATTTATACGCTGGATGGGAGCAGAATCCATACATTTTGACAATGCTTCGTTGTCGGATCTGTGATAATATTTCCATTTCTCTACGAAATCTTCTTTCATCATCCAACTCTTCCCCGGTCTGATGAAGCTTCTTCACAGCAACTAGCTGCCCGTCTTGAAGTTGTGACTTGTATACTTTGCCGTATCCTCCTATTCCAATGATGTACTTATCATCGAAGTCTTCTGTTGCCCTTACAATATCGTCAAATGCTAATCTTCCATCAAAATTCCAAACAGAGAATAGGTCCCTTCCTTCAGCAGTAGCACTTTCTTGTGGTTTTCTTTTGTTACTGCTAAGCATTATTATgacaacaattgtagcaacaatgatgaAACCGAGCACAAGAACAACTGGCAAAAGCAAACGAGGTGTCTTCCGTTTATGTTGACCAGATGCTAGAGTTGAATAGCAAGGTGGAAGACCAGAGAGGTTACCACACAGACCTCTATTGGGAAGAAACCAACTTGTCGAAGCATTCTGGAGTAGCCGTGCTGTTGGGACCGGTCCTTCCAATTTGTTGTAGGACACATCAAGTGTTGAAAGGCTTGCCATGCTTGCAAAGGAGGGCGGAATGCTGCCACTGAACTGATTATGTGATAAATTCAGCAATTCTAGCATCTCCAACTTCCCAAGTTGCTGCGGCAATGCACCACTGAGGTTATTGTTGCTCGCGTCGAACATAATCTGCAGGCCTTCTAAATTTCCAATCACACCAGGCAAACTCCCACTGAATTTGTTGTTGTTGATCTTCAGGGACTGTAGTTTCACGCAGGCCCCTAGTTCCTCAGGTATTAATCCACTCAGTTTGTTCCCAGCTATATCTAGGTATCCTATGCTCCTTAGCTTCTCTATCTGTGTAGGTATGGTTCCAGATAATTGGTTTGATGACAAGTTCAGGATATATAGGTTTGCTAAAGTGAAGATTTCTGGTGGAGTCTCACCGCTGAGATGATTAGAATCAAGTGTTAGTTCTACTAGGTTGGACAATTTAGAAAGGACTGGAGGTATGGAGCCTGTGATCATATTTTGTGCTAGATGTAGTACCGTTAGTTGGGTACATTCACCAAGACTGGGCGAGATTTGCCCGGAGAGTCTATTCGATGTTAAGCTCAtcattctgagttgtggatacacacCAAAATGTTGTGATATATCTCCAGTTAGTTGGTTCGACTCAAGGCGAAGTCGAACTAAACTCGTACATGCCTTTAAACTTCTAGGAATGGGGCCACTGAACATATTAGAAACTGCAGCGAAATGTTGAAGTCTGCCACCTGAACAAATATTTGTGGGTAAATGTCCTGAAAGTGAGTTGTTAGACAGCCCAAGATCAACAAGGCCGATGAGATCTCCAAATTCTCGAGGAAGAAAACCTGATAGTTTGTTACTGTAGATTTGCAGTCGTATGAGGCTTTGCAACTTCCCGAAAGTTTTCGGTATTGATCCCGAAATTTGGTTCTCGGACAAGCCTAAATATTTGAGATTCATCAAATTGCCAATTTCCTGGGGGATGGAACCGGTTATATGGTTGTCGGTCAATTCTAAAGTCTGGAGATTCAACAAGATGCACAATTCCAAAGGTATTGGACCTGTGATTTGATTTCTATAGAGAAACATATCATTTAGCATAGTGAGGTTCCCTAGTTCTGGGGGTATCAAACCTGTTATTTGATTCCTATCGAGACCCAGTTGGTTTAGCATAGCGAGGTTGCCTAGTTCTGGGGGTATTGAACCTGTGATTTGATTATCAAAGAGAAAAAGTTGGTTCATCTTCGTAAGATTGGCTATGGAGATTGGAATTGAACCTGAAAAATCATTTGAattaagctgaagactttccaaatGGACTAGGTTGCCTACTTCTTGGGGTATAGGTCCTGAAAGTTGATTACCAAACAGGTACAAACCATTTAGTTGGGTCAGATTTCTAATTGTTTTCGGTATCAAACCGCTTAAGCTGCTGTTGCTTAGCTGTAGACTTTGTAGGTTGACAAGCCTTCCCATCTCCTCAGGAATGGGGCCTGATACCATGTTGGTGAATGAAAATATCAGTTAGCAGTGTTAGGTTACCCAGAGACGCAGGGATATGTCCCGTGATCCTGTTAAATGCGAGGGCAAGTTTCCTAAGACTTTGCAGGTCACCAATCTCATCAGGAATTTTCCCAGTGAGCTGGTTTTCCTGAAGGTTAAGTACTGAAAGTGCTGACAGGGAGCTGATACTAGCTGGCAGGGCACCATTGAGACTGTTATTACTAAGGTCGATATATGCGAGGAATGGAAGAGCCGAGAAGTTAAGCTCACCAAGCTGGCCATGGATGCCAGCATCTGGCAGGGAGACGTTGGTCACCACCCAGGGCATATGTCGGCCATGGCGAACAACCGCGCACATGATACCCGTCCAGTTGCATGGGCTGGTGTTTTCCTGCCAAGAGCTCATCCGCAGCGGTGGGCTTGCGAGTGTAGCCTTCCAGTGGAGGAGGGCCATGTGCTGAGACCTCCGTGAGATCCCTCCATGGCGCGCCCCATGTGCTTCTTCCAAGAGAAGAAGGCACGACATGAGCAGTAGGCAGAGGTACAACGATGGCGTTGAGGAAGATGGCAttttgctgcctagtgtttgcgtgTTGTGTATTGGTTGGAGGATGTGATTCCGTGGAAACCATTGATGAGTATTTAAGGAATGTCTCATCCATTGTCATGAGGTCCTCAGTCAGTCAACACACAGCAGTTGAGTGGAAGCTGCTGCTGGATG
The sequence above is a segment of the Triticum dicoccoides isolate Atlit2015 ecotype Zavitan chromosome 1A, WEW_v2.0, whole genome shotgun sequence genome. Coding sequences within it:
- the LOC119357779 gene encoding vacuolar protein sorting-associated protein 60.1-like; translation: MKCPPQARMMSSSPLFPAARWSTLPSINVDKSPSKSLSEKVEVPFIQQMTAMKAANKEPKGMMKTARIEDIDSMQDEMMDLVDVSNEIKETLGRSYNIPDDIDEEELMRGA